The Culex pipiens pallens isolate TS chromosome 2, TS_CPP_V2, whole genome shotgun sequence DNA window TGGTGCGTGAGTGAATGGATTGAAAGCCAGGAAGACTTTCTGCGGGCTGAGATCTTCAGTTGATAaggtgagaagtttttttttttgtgttgagggaaagaggttagaagttgagcctctaatttttgtttggacgattGGTGGCATCCCTTTGTCGTGAACCCTTTGGCGGGGGAGGTGGAGGCTGGCGTTTGTCCACACTCTGCGGGGGGGGTGGCTGCGGGTACAGAGTGTCTAGATATAGactggccaatgtttgacagatccacGAGCAGGACACTGTATGCCTTTGAAGCACATCAAAAAATAGagttaaataatgttaaattactttaaattaagtaaaagttAATTTGAATTACATTAggttgaatttagaaaaaagcagaattcagttaaattaagtttaattgattaaattttgttaaaatcagtaaaatttagataaatttatttgaatttagttaaattatgattaattaaaaatcaagtttaattaagtaaaCTTATGTTTAGTATAATTAAACTGAACAtagtaaaaaagaaataaatttagtCAAATGTGGTTATATctagacatttttgttaaacttaattaaactaagatacattttttgaaatttcattacatttggtagaatttagttccaatcttcaatgtctcttagacaattttttatcaaattttctaaacttttcaaaataaataattttagaaatagtcactcatggtcactatttttaaaaattgaaaagctgcaaatatttcgctaaaatcaaactttcggtggctatatcttgaaaacggagccctttatcaaaaaatctgtaaagtacttttcgattgcaaattcaattttgcattaaaaaataacgtcaaacttgtttttgcatgaaacttcgattcctaaaatcactattttttcaaaaattcataactcggcggcagattttttgaccatgtttttctatggctcaaaagttgcggatttttgtcccctaaaacatatcaaaaaatctcatttggtagaatttagttcaattgttgttaaaagttgtttggtacaaattaggtaaaattaagttaaattaggttgaattaagttaaattaatttaaattaagttaaattaggttaaattaagtaaaaataagtaaaattaagtaaaattaagtaaaattaagttaacttaagttgaattaagttaaattaaagtcaattaagttaaattaagttaaattaggttaaattaagttaaattaagttaaattaagttaaattaaagtcaattaagttaaattaagttaaattaagttaaataaagttaaattaagttaaattaagttaaattaagttaaattaggaaaattaagttaaattaagttaaattaagttcaattaagttaaattatgttaaattaagttaaattaagttaaattaagttcaattaagttaaattaagtaaaattatgttaaattaagttgaattaatttaaattaagttaaagtaagttaaattaagttgaattaagttgaatttagtaattttaagttaaataatgttaattttaatttgtattttagtattttagtatttttgtatttttgtttttttgtatttttgtatttttgtattttttgtatttttgtatttttatatttttgtattactgtatttcattttttttaatttgtcaatagacAAAGCAACAAAGCCGTACAATTAGGATGATCAACTATAACATAGTTTAAAAAGCCTAGATattgaaacatccaaaaaacttgctggactaccaaaaaacgtaccggaaaaaaaaacgtagcggaaaatcatgctacaccagcaaaaagccttttttgaaataaaaaacaactttacaggcagcaagagatttttaaaaatgatttcgaaaataccagttaaaacagtcgaaaaattagctggacttaccgaaaaacgaaacaagaacaaaaaagaaacgagctaaatcagccaaaaggctgggtgaataatgcgtgctttgcaggaagcaacggaggcttttgaaagaaaacttgtagaaatagtggaaaaattagctattccaaccaaaacacctaccaagaatagtggcaaagttagctaaactagctaaaaagatgtgtgaaaatacctggcttcacagccatcaatggaaaattttgagaatgattccaaaaaaactagttgaaacagcctaaaaactcgctgggctaactataaaacttcctagaataccataaaatctagctaaaatagctaacaaaccttctcaaaacatacagcttttgagactgacagcatttttccagcttgtacattagtaaaatttactaaaaatttagctagatttatcatttttaggacctggatccagctgtcaaatccaggattttttttaggatttccagctaaaaaaaatggtggttgaaaaaacagccaattattttagaattttttaccaaaatttagcaagattcacgataaaccttctttccgtgtagtaatattcatcagagaatgatgacagatttagtgtgaaaaaagtgtaatattccTTCAGTAACTGGTGAATTcgcatcagtttctgatgaattttcactAGGGTATATTACTCAaataagaggtaatattcaacacactaaatatttcaaccatcgaaaattaattatttaaaattcaatgtttttctGAACGAGccctaaattgttaaaaattatgatataagcaagaaaatgtattttaaatagttttcagttgattgcacttttttttattgatttttagaagtttttgtttttgtctctgtttttaggaaaattttttaagggggcgacataaactttgaacaaTATTAAAATGTAAACCAATTTTAGATTAAGTCGATAAAATTTTTCAAGTTTGTTCAAaaaacataagattttttttttcatataaaagaaaacaattttttgttgcCACTTAAACCAATTTTAAAGCATGCTTGTTGTAaagaaaatgcctataaatctgaagttgaattctgtttcaaaatcacataaaacatgtacctaagaaaataaatttaactgtgCTTAGTGTGTTTTCAAAAGGAATAGAAAATTTCACACGCTTTacactttttaacattaaaaaaggaTCAATAGATTCCagatatcatcgattgaaaTTTGAGGGCAGAATGggagagaaaagaaaaaaacgattttttgtttgttatttcAAACCTCTGCAACCAAAGAAAACTATTAAGAAAAGTGTAGAGAAATTCACAGCTTTACAAATAAATGTCTTTCACTCTTTCAGAGATGGACAAGAATAGACACTAttttagaaaaagaaaaaagaaaattttagccTTAGAATGGCTTTAACTCCAAAATTTTccatacttttaaaaatttgtgtgtACGAATTtagaaggtttgtatgggacttcggataatcagataatgcaaaaaaaaatcgtaatgtTGGAAGTACCTTTTGCAGAAGAGAGCGAGTTGTTGCGCTATAATCATGGTCGATTCAGAAATATGGTGTTGTTTGAAAAtgcgtgctcaaactcaatccacttcaacgaatcatctctgcggtaaactcTACGCGATTGGCTTGGCTGTTTATAAAAGAAGGATGTTGGATGTAATAGCCCTCACATTCTCtaggacgccatcttggatcaaaaaatgtataatcaCTTTGAAGAAAGTACCATAATATGACTGTAACTGTAAATTTACAACATTCAACTATAACCAATTCTATAAATCTAGAGCTTTTTTTGGAAAGGGCCACTAAAcaacattttcatattttgcttATTGGGTGCAAATTCCGTGTTCAAGTTGTAGTTGTTAAttctttatttctggcagctttaacctgtGCGATCAATCGCTCACGCGGACAGCGAGTTCGTGAATGGTCCCTTACTAACCctcaactctctctctctctctctcatccCGCAGGCCTTCTTCACCCCGCAGCAGGTCGAGTTCGCCAAGAAGCTGTCGGCGGACTGCGAGGCCGAGGTGGGCGACGGTCTGCCAGAGAACATCGGCGAGCGCTTCCGGATGGGCGACCTCACCCTAACGGACGACAAGTCCAAGTGCTACATGCGGTGCATCTTCGGCAAGGTAAACTTCCTGGACCCGGAGACGGGCGCGATCAACAAGGAAACTCTAGCGCTGAAGCTGGCCAAGGGCAGCACCCAGGAGAAGGCGGAACGGTTCGCCGTACGGTGCGGCTCGTTTGAGGGTGCGAACGCGTGCGAGAAGGCCCACGGGCTGTACGAGTGCTACTTCACCAAAAAGGACGAGTACTTTGCCTAaagatgttcaaatttttgCTGTATGTTGAATAAAACCCTTGTCAGCTCGATAAAAGCCAGGCCCTTTTTCTGCAAATCACTTTCACTTGTCTTGGACCTTAGACAAGGTTGCAAACCAGGAAGCTTCGGGGGAGCAACTTTCGCCTACACGACGCGACGTGCAGATAGAAAGGTTATGTCATGGATACCTAATGCAGTGATGCATACAGAAAGGTGAGACCCCTCAGGGAGGAGGGGAAAATGGGTGGTGATTGGGTGAAACAGAGGAGTTGCTACTGGCTGGTGCAACCATCCAGATTACGTTGAAGAGTTATCGAGAGGCGATGTTTGAGTAGATCGTGTTTGATGAGAGAAAGGAATCTGGTTACCACGTGGACGCAGTTCGGTTatgttgcaaaaataaaagcaattttGGAGGCAATCGACAAGCTGTGTAAACTTAGGTAGAATAATTATCCACGTTTTCGCAAATCAGCTTTTTTCAGTAATCTTTTCATTTAGATGAATCATTGTCCATTAGCCCGTCCCATTTTAAGGTCATGTCGAAGAATTGTAGGCGCTCTCTTCTTAAAtaatagattatgatgttaggaacaacgttttcttagacaagaaaaaataataaaatacttagtCGCACCTCTCcgatttactgaaaaacgtaacttttttgaacaaattttcttaaatcgcTCAGAATCAATACACAAACTGTTTCATTTAGGTTTGTATTGTGTTCAAATAATAGGtatttgtccatagattaagatgcttgatatttgaccaaaatttaagtttttggattcTCTCAGGGTGATTTACgtaagaaaaacgcattttttcgaaagttttttcagaaatgctcatttaatttagggtcgcCCATTTTTCTCAGTAAAaacaatacatgcagcttgtaggaaatttcaccacaaaAATTTCGagttatttgagttttagtgagaaaaacaaagccaattttcaaaatttctcagaattcacaagcaaggcctactaattacacgacaTTGCAAGTATATGCCTTAAAGGCCAAGatatgctttcttatagtaatgTTGACCGCTGAATCCAAATCTGGAATCTAGAgctacgcccttttcaaatgttacttGTGCGTATTAGCTGCAATTTTAATTGCTAACAACTTCGATCATATCTTGGATTTCGTTCcactttgattgatattttactcacagGACTTTTATATTTAATGTATTACCACGTTCTGGTTATCTTAAGTATATCGAATaatcgctttttttttgttcaaaaaagtgacttttttcagtgacctttttaaatgatttagaaGGTTATAAAGTTCAGCATTATTTGTAAATTTACAAGGTTCCAAACAGTTCTTCAAATCATGCAAAGCGTTTTTGAAACCTTGCGTTCTCCTCTTTTTAAATACCTTATTCTCCTTCAATAATCttgacaaatttttgttttatatgaCCAAGATACTACAGGAATTAATGTTATTCTTTTAAGTCAATTTGATATTtagtaaaaaacaaatttctaatTTAGTCCattgtcaaattttgaaaatgcttacaGTTTAAACTAATTagtagaaaattttgaaacataaacgttaaaagcaaaaaaatggtaaaattccttcaacaaacaaaaaacaataaattttcacTGACTTTGACGGTATTAAAAGTCAAAACCACTTTTCAagacaatgcacagtgggaaaaaagggcccaaaaaattaccgcaacatgatttcgcgcaaaccatcgattgctatacaccaaaagcttcgtttttgcaccaggaacaataatccgaagaaaaatcgcactgcacggaccggtggccgaggtacaggccaccggaagatccggatttttggataAAGTGttagatttatccaattgtgaactgataagctttcttttaccatgaatagtcatgcaaaacaatcctagaataatattaaataccatatgacccatcggaaccggttccaccgatctccggtggccacatccggaaccgcattaggaaacagcgtaaactagtcatgcgacgtatcaaacttcttgattttggatggggacatgagttatatactcctcttttaaaaacatgaagtttgatatgtcacaagagtggtttcaggaatttgccaaatatgattttcggatgtggccaccggagaacctgggaaccggtcaccggaggcaaaaatacattttaaggatactctccatccaaaatcaagaagtttgatacgtcgcatgactagtttacgctgtttcctaatgcggttccggatgaggccaccggagatcggtggaaccggttccgatgggtcatatggtatttaatattattctaggattgttttgcatgactattcatggtaaaagaaagcttatcagttcacaattggataaatctaaCACTTTATCCAAatatccggatcttccggtggcctgtaccccggccaccggtccgtgcagtgcgatttttcttcagattatttttcctggtgcaaaaacgaagcttttggtgtatagcaatcgatggtttgcgcgaaatcagattgcggtaattttttgggtccatttttcccactgtgcaatgtttcAGAAGAAAAACGTATATTTTTGTTAACAGAATTGAATTGCTTAATTATTCAaagcaaatatgttttttaacatTATTATGGTAAGTTTGAAttcgtcagtttttttttgtcaaacaaaatttaaaaggagacagaaacatgttttttaattgttatggCCTAACTATTTCAAATAAGATATATACCTCATAAAAAACACTTCAGTTTCTTTacatcaatatttaaaattaattactgaggaatcattcaaaaaaatctacacaaaataaaagattttcaaaaaataaataagaagattttcaaaaaataaatagaagataacaaaaactaaaaaaggatTCTGAATGATCAATTACTTACATGGTTAACAACTTAAGCAGAAAAACAAATGTTCAactcaaatcaaaataaatgtaaacaACTCGACAAATTACTACCATTCAATCCAAAACTACCCACTGCCCCCAGTAAGAAACCGTGCTCAAAATCGGCCAATTAAAGCCGAACACAACTTCGTTTAAAACTTCACATTCACTGGTCAGCCCAGCCAAGTTACCCATTTACAGCAGATATTGTGTAACACATCCAGCAAAACATCATCAATCATATCCTCTGAAAGCGTCCTCctccccagcagcagcagcacgatGCCTTCTGAACGGCAAGGTGTGAACGGCCATCAATCGACTCACAAAATCGACCGATAGGGATTGG harbors:
- the LOC120416010 gene encoding general odorant-binding protein 56d-like; its protein translation is MKCLVLIVAALAVGTHAFFTPQQVEFAKKLSADCEAEVGDGLPENIGERFRMGDLTLTDDKSKCYMRCIFGKVNFLDPETGAINKETLALKLAKGSTQEKAERFAVRCGSFEGANACEKAHGLYECYFTKKDEYFA